The DNA sequence CTAGCTTTTTCGTGTTTGATATAAACCAGTTCAATAGGGTCATCAATATCTAGCGGAATGGAAACAATATTGTCACCGTTGAGGTTGCTGTTGAGAATACCAGTTGCGATAGTGTAACCGTCAAGACCAATCAAAAGATTGAAAAGGGTTGCTCGGTCGCTGACGACGATCGATTTTTTATGGTGTTCTTGGGATAGGATTTCTTCTGAAAAGTAGAAAGAGTTGTGAGTTCCTTGGTCATAGCTCAGATAAGGAAAATCTTCTAGATCAGCTAGTTGCACCAGTTTTTTCTTTGCTAGAGGATTGCTCTTGCTGACAAAGATATGGGGCTGTGCGGTAAAGAGATGAGTGGCAATCAAGTGATTGTCATCTAGCATTTTGGAGAGGACATCGCGGTTGTAGCTGTTGAGAAACAGAACACCAATTTCACTACGGAAATTTTTGACGTCGTCAATGATTTCCCAAGTTCGGGTTTCCCGCAGGAAGAGCTCGTACTTTTCCATGTCACTCTTTTTGAGCAGAGATACG is a window from the Streptococcus anginosus subsp. whileyi MAS624 genome containing:
- a CDS encoding LysR family transcriptional regulator, which translates into the protein MRIQQLHYIIKIVETGSMNEAAKQLFITQPSLSNAVRDLENEMSIEIFIRNPKGITLTKDGMEFLSYARQVVEQTQLLEERYKNPVANRELFSVSSQHYAFVVNAFVSLLKKSDMEKYELFLRETRTWEIIDDVKNFRSEIGVLFLNSYNRDVLSKMLDDNHLIATHLFTAQPHIFVSKSNPLAKKKLVQLADLEDFPYLSYDQGTHNSFYFSEEILSQEHHKKSIVVSDRATLFNLLIGLDGYTIATGILNSNLNGDNIVSIPLDIDDPIELVYIKHEKASLSKMGDKFIEYLLEEVQFDK